The stretch of DNA GTCTCTAACCAAACAGCAAATACATGATAAACACCCACACAATTCAAACTGTTAAATCTAAACCCAACATGTTATTACATGCTTTTATTGCAGATATTGCAAATACAAAACGGTCTGACCCATATTCAAAGCATGAATGCAGCTTTGATTTCTGGTTTTGCATCATCACCTataatggaaaaagaaagatcCATTCAACTGGGTCATGATAAACCTTCCAGCTCCCACCGTCACACACTTTGTGCTAAATGGCTGACACTCCTGTAATCCACTATCCTATAATCCCAGCCGATCAAAGGTTGAGATTAACAGCGATGTGGGAGGGACGGAGCTGCAGATAGGAGACTggtgagagaggatgagctcaAACATGACAGTGCTACTGCAAACCCGGCAGGGATTGGTTGACACAAATAGCCGACCAATCACGGAGGAGGCAGGGAAAATAACAAGGCAAGGGGAGAGCTGGTGAAAGAGGGAAGAGCTATGAAAAAGCGAGGGAGAAGGTGAAATCAcagcaacacagagaagagaccaaacgagaaggagaggaaggatgaGTGGAGGACGCAGCGCTGATCAGTGAGGTCTccggagagggagaggagagaggaaagaaaggagatgaACAAGGAGAGAGGGGTAAGCAGCCAGCTCAGAGAACATCCATCAGCTCAGGCAGCCATGCTCTGAGCCCTGGAGCAGCAGGGCTACGCAGATACTGCTTGGGCCTATCATCAGGCCTACAGCTCAGCCCTCCATCCCAGCCACAAACACCGGGGCAGGGACAAAAGAAGATTCGCCTCGTATCAGCTGTGCACAAGAGCCATGAGGACAGCGAGGAAGGGCAGCGTGGAGATGCCTGCGTTTGTGCGGCAGCTGGTGAAAGAAACGGAAAAGAGGGTCAGCTCTTTCTTCAAGGGAGGccgtggaggagcagcagagggagagcAGCCAGctgagggggagaaggaggaagtcATCCCCAGCCCTTACCTGGACCGCCCTGTCCTGGACAAGCTAACAGAGGAGGGCTGCGCCCGCTGGGGCCTCACCTACGCCCTAGGAAGCATGCAGGGCTGGAGGGCCAACATGGAGGACTTCCACAACTGCGTGCCACAGCTGGGTGGAGAGCTAGCTGAGTGGAGCTTCTTCGCTGTGTTTGATGGTCATGCAGGAAGCGCCGTGGCACAGTACTGCTCCCAACACCTCCTTGGTCACATCCTGGCCACAGGTGAAAGATCTGAAACTGAGAATATAATATATCAGAAAGGAAGTTAATTAATTATAGAGCCGCTCAGCTGTGTTTAAGATGCTCTGATCTGAATTAGGCTTTTATTAGCAGCAAAACAAGCTATTTTCTCTGTTATCTGGCATAAATACTGTGATAGCTACAGTATTCTATTTACAttttgtaatgttgtgtttttatgtctgcGGGAAAACACTGTATGTTTCCACACATAGGCGGCATGGGACCAGAGGACGACCCTGAAAAGGTGAAATCAGCCATCATCGACGGTTTCCTGCAGACTGACAAGCATCTGCTCTCTGTGGCCCGTCGAGAAGGCTGGGAAAGGGGGGGCACCACTGCGGTGGCCACTCTCATCTCGCCATATTACATCTACTTTGCCAACTGCGGAGACTCCAGGGCCATGCTGTGCCGGTCCGGGCAGGTTTGCTTCTCTACTGAGGACCACAAACCGTACAACCCTCTGGAGAAAGAGCGCATCGAGGCCGCAGGTGGCTCGGTGTCCCTGCAACGGATCAACGGCTCCCTGGCAGTGTCCCGCGCCCTGGGGGACTTCAGCTACAAGGGGGTGGAGAACCGGACGCCCAGCCAGCAGATGGTGTCACCAGAGCCGGAGGTTTGCGTGGTGGAGCGCTCACCAGCAGATGAGTTCCTGGTGCTCGCCTGCGACGGGGTTTGGGACACCATCAGCAACGAGGAGCTGTGCGCCTTCATCCAGAACCGGCTGCGTGTCTGCACGGACCTGAGGGATGTCTGCGCACAAGTCATTGACCTCTGTCTCTACAAGGTCAGAACCTGCAACATCATATTAATGTAGGAGcttttaattacaaaataatcCATCACCTTGCACACACGAAGTGTTAAGCTGCagtttatttggtttttaaCAAATCCtttaaagtgattaaaaaaccctatttcagtttaatatttagTTACATCATTTCTAATGTGCTTTGGATTATGCAGTTGAGCCAAAGGCTAACGACATCCTACTCCCATCTTCTCCCCATCTTTCTTTGATGGGGCTTTTCTGCCCGATccaatatttaattatttaatcattcAGTTGTGTTTACATGAATGAACTGGGATAAGTTTCTGGATGATCACTGTTGTGGATACTGGGGTTAAACTAGATTTGTGGATTTAGACACAAGTTGAAATCTCAATCTGTGACTAAATACTAGGTACACAGAGCAAGGCCGCTGAATCAAAGGCTGcacacagtaaaaataaaacaagttacTAGTAAGCTCTCTAGTATAGTCATACTAAGACCTTAATATGTATAGAAATGATTGATTATACCcatttttgacatgtttgttctTGTATGGGAGATCGATGAAGTGCACCTTtggctgtaaacatgtaaacattacACTGAAGGAGCAACAATGACTTCTGGTAAGGCTTTGGTTTAGTCTCCTTTAGACTGTGGCTGCTGTGCATGGTACCGTCCTAACAGACCACCTCAAAATAGACTGCAGGGGTGTCAGAGCCAGTTACATGGGATTATTGTAGGTTCATATGAGGACTCATTTCAGGCAGTCTCTCGTTGAGAGTGGTTGGATGGTTGAGGACTGCTGTTCAAGAATCTCTGATGGCAGGTCTGTTGTAGATTGAAATGATTTCAGTGAGGGAGTAGATGTAGATGTATCATTAGAGCTGCTAGATGTAAACGTGGCAGTGTATTTTCACTATATAATAACTAATCTGTGAAATAATTAGTTTGCCTCAAACATGAAACGTCTATTGTCTTATGCTGTTCCAGGGTTGACAGACATCAGGTTCATCATCTATGTAATTTCATGGGAgacatgtcaaaataaacctgggccacatgtgcacatgcttACACCCATGCTGCACGCTGCTCGGCCATCCTGCCACTTTGTTATGAAACACAGGGGTTTCAGCTTGGATATGCACAATGACCTCAAAATGTCACGGTCTCTTCCACACTCCATTGCCATTTTCCTGCTCCGCTGCTTCCCTGTGACATTGTTGCGCAAACTGGGAGGTGAAAATAATGCGAGTCTACCCAGGTTGACATAATGTTTTATGTGTCGACATTTGTGAGGTCAGCCATCATTACTCACCCCTTTGCTGAATCTGCTCCTCGGTCCACAGGGTAGCCTGGACAACATCAGCATCATCCTGCTCTGCTTCCCTGGAGCCCCCCAGCTATCAGCGGAGGCACTGCACCAAGAGGCCGAACTGGAGGACCTGCTGGAGTCCAAAGTGGCAGGTGTGTGGGGAACGCAATGCCTGCCAGACCAGTACTGGATATATTAGTATatgacaaaaacactgttgcCCAGGGATTTAAACATTAGTACCATCATCAATATAATGTTTCATTGCTGTGAAATGAGACAGAGTATTTTGAGTCAGTTCTACATACACTACACTGTATGTGTATTGTTCAACAGCTGAAAATAGACCCGTACATGTATACCCGTTTGAGCCACACAATGCATTTTTCAAACTGAATTCCTCTAGAATACACTGGCTTATTCTTTAAACAGCatgcaaaattaaaacacacaaactctcatAATGTTCCTCTTAGAAaacttctttctctcctctctcatctgACAGAGATTTATGACGAGCTGTGTGCCAGAGGAGAAGAGCCTGACCTGCTGTCTGTCCTCACGGTCCTCGCGTCCACCTTCATCCCAGGTCTACCACCAGGTGGAGGCATACAGAGCAAGTAAGAGACACAGAATGAGTGCCGATGAGCGTGCGTGCATCTCTGTCTCAGTCCGTAACCTAAAATGACACCACATTGCTTCTCTGTGCTACAGGAGGAACTGCATTATTTCTGCTTACTATCAGCAGCGGGAGACGCACAAACCTACAGTACCAAATGTGAGTGCAAGCCACACTTCTGGCTCACTGCAGCCATTACAGGATGTGTGATTTCCTGCTCTGTGCATGGTAAATACACTAATATTTCCTACTTTATTGTTTCTGTCCAGGGCCTGGGAGGCTCTTCAGAATCCCATCAGGATTTTGTCTCCAAGGATCCGTGGAGGAGCTGTGATTAATGTGAATATTAaaattgttttctttatgtgtgcAATCCGACAAAAGAAGGGAGTTGATGAGCAGACACTGGTGTATGTTTACATCATGCTAGAAATCAGCATATTGTCATAACAAATACGATGCAAAAATAGATCTATTAAAGCCTGatactttatatttatacaaGAAGGATATTTTGTAAAACTTAACTCAGAGACACTGACCCAGCAACAAACCTCTGCCTCGTATTCAGTGAACACAAATACACTTAAATTCAAATGACAGCCTGTAAAACTGAACAACAGCCAACTGTGAACTTGTGTACACGCTCATTGGATTAAACATTAGTTCGTGTGATGTCGTATCTCAAACGTGACATTTTAAGAGTAGACATATCAAAAGAATCATTAAGAGTTCACGTTTGCCTTTCGTCTCcctgaaaagaaatatatgttGAGACATCGTCAGTGTAAGCCAAAAGCATGCATTTTATCCATTTGTACCAACAGGCGATGCTAACAGCGTGAACAGTTTGGCAGCTCATGGAAATGCACAAATCTATATTTTCTCCTCTGTGCCCAAAAGTGacaggcaaataaacacagatcaCACGTTTAATTCtacacacacatgaagaaaaaatacatttcacaatCTATAGATGTAATCATGCCATATCTTTTCTGAAGAGGTGTTTGCTTTTACCTCTTTTCCCCAGAGATATAACAATGAGAAACGAACGGTTTTCGATTCCACTTTGTCGACTCCAGTTTTAGATGAATAAGTTCTATGTATACATGTTCTGCAGTTCTCTCTAAATCTAAACATTTGTAGACATATTCCTAAAAGAAGTTcatgtgaaatgtattttttcaatGCATTGGATGATATGTACTGTGCTGCCTTATTCATCTTTTACATAGTTGATGAACAGCATCAGAATGGATCAGGATGGGTTATTATACCTGTGTCATACGACATTGTTACATTATTAGTGAGTTATTTTCTGTGTATAGACATAAACTGATAAGAGTCATGATCGTTTTGaatctaaataaaaagatgttcCAATGACGACTTGTTGCGTTTTTACCCATAATAACTCACTACTTTCCTAACAGTGAGAAGAAATAGACAGCATCGCCGCACCAACCTTAATGATTTTGTCTCCACATACGTGATACAGAATGACACAGAATGGGTTAAAACTGGTCTTCTTGCATAGTAATGGATCTCATCCGGCTAGCCACGAGAGCCGAAATCTTTCTCTACGCTCTCATCTATGTAATCCTGCGACTATTTGCAAAGCACTCGTTGACATAAGGACCTCCTCTACAGCCCAGGTTTGATTAGATGTTCCAGATCTCTTTCCATGAATTTCAATGACATGCAACGGCGAAAGATGTGAGCaatcaacaaattaaaatgtttctttcttggCGCTTGTGAGCTCCTGCAGTGTGTTTGAGAAACTCGGTGTGAATCACATTTAGTCACATTTAACACAATTCACATTTAACCCTGTCTGGTTGTCTAAGGGGAGACTGTGGCTTTAGCGTCTGTACGTCGACTAACATTGACTACCACCTCACATACGACCATGTCTGTTGAGGAGCTCAGGGGACATGCGCAGCACTCTTGAATCAGCAGTCCTCTTTAAGTGGTCCTTTACTGCTTCTTTCATCTGATTGCTTTTGTATGAGTCAATCACTTCAGGACATCAGCCCCTTCTTCACAGTGATGTTGAATTCTTCCAACtgtattcatcttttttaatctctcctTACCGAGCAAAATGTGAACAATTAGATGCTGTCCAGGGTCCCTGCTGGAAGTCTGCTATTATCGGCATAAACTGCTCTTACCAAACAGATTCTAATACAGAGCAATTTATTCTATCGTCAGAATTCTCCAGTTGAGAGGACAAAGCATTGATTTTATAGAGAATCACTTCATGAGGAAGAAAATGGGAATGGCTACATTATTGGGAACATAAAGCAATGTTCTAAATAACAGCTATTGCTCTGATGCTATCTATCCACACTAGTCTCCTGCAGACGATTATTCATAATTGCCAAGGCCCCCACGCCACCAGAGAATCCATTTTGATGGCCGTAGCTCTGCCGTGGGCCCTGGTGAGCTGTTTCACTCAGCTGCTTCTGCAGCAGTGCCAGAGACACCTTGTTGGACACCATGAACTCATTGACAGAAATCATCTCTCCTGACAGACGCCGTCCCACATAAACTTCAGCCACCGCGCCAGCGTCCGTCTCACTGTCGCAAACGGTCTCCACCGAGCCGTCTGTGTAGCGGTGCCTTCCCGCCGGGCAGTGGGACGGGACGGGCTGCACCTTGTTGCGTTTCATGCGCTTTGATTTTAGGTGTGCAGGCCGACGCCTCTGGACGTGATTTTTGTTCTTGAGGCAGGGGCAGCAGAGCCACCAGCAGGGTGTGGAGCACGAACAGAGCTTATGTTGCCCTGAGCAGACCAGCTTACCCAGGATCCAGTTGAGAGTTTGCTTGATGACAATGGAGATGACATTGAAAAGTGAGTAGATGCAACACACTCCCATCAAAATGAAAAGGCAGTTTCCAAGCCGGTAGGCCTCCTGAGATTCGTACTTCTCTCTTTGACTGCTCACCAGGTCCCCGAAGCCAATGGTGCTGAAAGCCACAAAGCAAAAGTAGAGGGAGTCCACGTAGCTCCAGTTCTCCATGGAGCTGTACAGAGTGGAGGCACTGCACGCAATCACAACAGAGGCCACCCCCAGGATCAACATCACGTAATAGACTGACGGCTTCCAGCCCTCCAGGCTGTCCTCCTCTCCAGACACCTCTTCCCTGCTTGACACCACCCCAACTCCAGCAAACTTGAGGCGTCGCTCGTGACACCAGCGCATGATGTACGCCAACATGGTGATGATCCTCTCCAGGAAGAGGTTGAAGAACAGGATGGTGGCAGCACAGCCAATGAGCCCGTAGAAGATTAAGAATATTTTTCCTGCAATAGTCGTTGGGGTAGTCATACCAAAGcctagagaggaggagaaacacaacATAGATGGTCACGCAGCACTGTGCATTTAAAGAGATGGTGTCCTATGAGCAGCATGTGACGTCTCTACAATCACTTGGGAAAATAGTACTAAGTactaaaaaaactttttaaaattaaaagacttACCAATAGTGGAAACCACTGTGCCCACAAAGTAGAAAGCTCCAGAAAAGTCCCAACGTGGCCTCAAAGCGTCCACTCTGATCCCGGCTCCGTTCGCCTCCTCATACTGCCGCAGCAGAGTGTGCAGGGCGCCCAGGTTGACCCTGTACCTCCTGGTGAAGTTGTCCAGCTGCTGTTTCCAGAGAAGGCGGGCACGCAGCTCAAACGGGTACTCCAAGGCTGAGAAGATGGCCGCCCCGCACAGTAAGTAGAGAAGGATGAGGGCGGCCAGCAGGCAGAAACGAGCGTTGTCTTCGTTCATGGGTGCTCtggggcagcagcagccacctGCAGCTCTCCTCCGAGCCATGAGCACGGCAGCAGCACAGGCACACCGCTGCAACAACATGCACCACCTCTACCAAGTCACACGCTCACTGTGTGCTTTATATGcagcaaagaaaatacacatttgaagAGAATATAGCctggaacaaaacaacaacagatataTATCAGAAGCATGgtaaagtattttattttacattactgCATGTGCTTAAATTTTTCAACATATTACAACAAAAAGTCCGTCTGAAAACTGACAATGCTTTGGTTAAATCTGTATGTAAAGACATCGTAATAAGAAAgcatttaatataaatacatacgTATTGGTCAGTAGCAGTGTCAGTAGCAGTCATCGAATGGTCAAAGTTTAAAGTAATAAACCAACCTGGTCTCGCTGACTGCAGCATCCACTCCCTGAGCGCTGCTGGTCTGCCTGTGCTCATTACATGGATCTGCTGAACAATGACCAGCGAGAGGCTGcctcttgagtttttttttttttttttgtgcaaaccaAGAGGCTGTCTGATGTTTCATCTGTCACACTGACATCACCATACCCTGCCCAcaccctctcctcttttttgaGCACACCCTGATTGGTGCAGTtatctttgacatttttaaatcatcatGCTTCTTTTTAAGCCTTCATCACACCTCAGTTCACCTACAAGTGACAAAATGCTTGCTTTAAATAATTAGTCATTTAATCATTATTACACCATCCAATCATGGAACACCAATTAAGATCTCCTGATTAAGTTTACCAATGACTCAGTGTTTAGCAGTGGCAAAACGACTGGAGCAATGTCAGCAGAAGCTAACCAGCATAGTCGAATAAATCTGAGTTCTTGTTCTTCTCACTTCAGCGCAACTGGGaaagctttttgttgttgcagcagACTGTGTGGGAGGATTTGTTGAGCATGGCCGTCAGTTTCTCTGTCTGTTCATCCCTTTAATCTTGTCTGGTGGTGCAGGTAAGGGCAGGGGTTCCCTCTGCCCGCCGACTGATGGCTGAATGAGAACAGCGTACAGGTGTGGAGGACAGGCGGCACATCTGCCTCATCATGCGTGAAGGCAGAGAAGCAGCATTTACACTCTGATGTGGTcccaaaacaacagaaatccTACCGCATCTCACAAGAGAAAACCCAAACGATAATAGCTTTATGAGGTGTGATACTGGtgtggttttgatttttttttggtcgtcTACAGACTCTAGTCATGCTAGTTTTCACAGATACTGCAGCTGCTTGGATGAGtgacgaaacgtcttcaagaaaccttaCGAGGTCAGATGGACCCTTTTCAAATTTTCTATTGGGTACATTCATGTCAAACGACATTTGCTGAAGAAAGGACTGGCATGACGTCACTATGGCAGGGATTGGACAAGCT from Mugil cephalus isolate CIBA_MC_2020 chromosome 15, CIBA_Mcephalus_1.1, whole genome shotgun sequence encodes:
- the kcnk12l gene encoding potassium channel subfamily K member 13, which codes for MNEDNARFCLLAALILLYLLCGAAIFSALEYPFELRARLLWKQQLDNFTRRYRVNLGALHTLLRQYEEANGAGIRVDALRPRWDFSGAFYFVGTVVSTIGFGMTTPTTIAGKIFLIFYGLIGCAATILFFNLFLERIITMLAYIMRWCHERRLKFAGVGVVSSREEVSGEEDSLEGWKPSVYYVMLILGVASVVIACSASTLYSSMENWSYVDSLYFCFVAFSTIGFGDLVSSQREKYESQEAYRLGNCLFILMGVCCIYSLFNVISIVIKQTLNWILGKLRRRPAHLKSKRMKRNKVQPVPSHCPAGRHRYTDGSVETVCDSETDAGAVAEVYVGRRLSGEMISVNEFMVSNKVSLALLQKQLSETAHQGPRQSYGHQNGFSGGVGALAIMNNRLQETSVDR
- the ppm1nb gene encoding protein phosphatase, Mg2+/Mn2+ dependent, 1Nb (putative), producing MRTARKGSVEMPAFVRQLVKETEKRVSSFFKGGRGGAAEGEQPAEGEKEEVIPSPYLDRPVLDKLTEEGCARWGLTYALGSMQGWRANMEDFHNCVPQLGGELAEWSFFAVFDGHAGSAVAQYCSQHLLGHILATGGMGPEDDPEKVKSAIIDGFLQTDKHLLSVARREGWERGGTTAVATLISPYYIYFANCGDSRAMLCRSGQVCFSTEDHKPYNPLEKERIEAAGGSVSLQRINGSLAVSRALGDFSYKGVENRTPSQQMVSPEPEVCVVERSPADEFLVLACDGVWDTISNEELCAFIQNRLRVCTDLRDVCAQVIDLCLYKGSLDNISIILLCFPGAPQLSAEALHQEAELEDLLESKVAEIYDELCARGEEPDLLSVLTVLASTFIPGLPPGGGIQSKRNCIISAYYQQRETHKPTVPNGLGGSSESHQDFVSKDPWRSCD